From Roseisolibacter agri, a single genomic window includes:
- the trpD gene encoding anthranilate phosphoribosyltransferase: protein MNAPTPDALRTALRTLSAGERLSPDAVTEAFDVVMRGEATAAQIAGLLMGLRVQGETSDVVAAVARSLRTAMLHLPAERPDELVDTCGTGGGAVSTFNISTAAALLAAGAGARVAKHGNRSFTSRSGSADVLEALGVPIDRPVDTMRRSLDEAGLVFMFAPLMHPAMRHVGPVRRELAVPTVMNIVGPLANPASAGRQVVGVAEAHRVPLIAGALAALGSVHALVVHGEPGMDEVSPIGPTRVLEIRRGANGGETVGEWTIDPAAYGFRDVDARDLAGGSPEENAAVIEAVLAGGGPRGARAAVVLNAAAALYVAGLASDYADGVARATAALDGGAGRATLAALRRVYRD from the coding sequence GTGAACGCCCCCACGCCCGACGCGCTGCGCACCGCGCTGCGCACGCTCTCCGCGGGCGAGCGCCTGTCGCCCGACGCGGTCACGGAGGCGTTCGACGTCGTCATGCGCGGCGAGGCGACTGCCGCGCAGATCGCGGGGCTGCTCATGGGCCTGCGCGTGCAGGGCGAGACGTCGGACGTGGTCGCGGCGGTCGCGCGCTCGCTGCGCACGGCGATGCTGCACCTGCCGGCCGAGCGGCCCGACGAGCTGGTGGACACGTGCGGCACCGGCGGCGGCGCGGTCTCCACGTTCAACATCTCGACGGCGGCGGCGCTGCTGGCCGCGGGCGCCGGCGCGCGCGTGGCGAAGCACGGCAACCGCTCCTTCACCTCGCGCTCCGGCAGCGCCGACGTCCTCGAGGCCCTCGGCGTCCCGATCGACCGGCCGGTGGACACCATGCGCCGCTCGCTCGACGAGGCCGGGCTGGTGTTCATGTTCGCGCCGCTGATGCACCCCGCGATGCGGCACGTGGGCCCGGTGCGGCGCGAGCTCGCCGTGCCGACGGTGATGAACATCGTCGGCCCACTGGCGAATCCGGCGTCGGCGGGCCGGCAGGTGGTGGGCGTCGCCGAAGCGCATCGCGTCCCGCTCATCGCCGGCGCGCTGGCGGCGCTCGGCAGCGTGCATGCGCTGGTGGTGCACGGCGAGCCCGGGATGGACGAGGTCTCGCCCATCGGGCCGACGCGCGTGCTCGAGATCCGGCGCGGCGCGAACGGCGGAGAGACGGTCGGCGAGTGGACGATCGACCCGGCGGCGTACGGCTTCCGCGACGTGGATGCGCGGGACCTCGCCGGTGGAAGCCCGGAGGAGAACGCGGCCGTGATCGAGGCGGTGCTGGCGGGCGGCGGGCCGCGGGGTGCGCGCGCGGCGGTCGTGCTCAACGCGGCGGCGGCGCTCTACGTCGCGGGGCTGGCGTCCGACTACGCGGACGGCGTGGCACGCGCGACGGCGGCGCTGGACGGCGGGGCGGGGCGCGCGACGCTGGCGGCGCTGCGGCGGGTGTATCGGGATTAG
- the lexA gene encoding transcriptional repressor LexA, with product MPLTKRQREILTYLGSYSENHGYAPSFEEIADQFQYNSLATVHEHLSNLERKGYIKRGYNESRAIEILPSEAFQRSVELPLLGTVAAGLPIEQMASGESLCVPDSFLRKSGNHYVLKVRGNSMVDAHIGDGDFVIVNERRSADNGEMVIAMMQGSAATVKKFYRERDGRIRLQPANETMEPIYVHENDISIQGVVVGVLRRY from the coding sequence ATGCCGCTCACGAAGCGCCAGCGCGAGATCCTGACCTACCTCGGCTCGTACTCGGAGAACCACGGCTACGCGCCGAGCTTCGAGGAGATCGCCGACCAGTTCCAGTATAACTCGCTCGCGACCGTCCACGAGCATCTGAGCAACCTGGAACGGAAGGGCTACATCAAGCGCGGCTACAACGAGAGCCGCGCGATCGAGATCCTGCCGTCCGAGGCGTTCCAGCGCTCGGTCGAGCTGCCGCTCCTCGGCACCGTCGCCGCCGGTCTCCCGATCGAGCAGATGGCCTCGGGCGAGTCGCTCTGCGTCCCCGATTCGTTCCTGCGGAAGTCCGGGAACCACTACGTCCTCAAGGTGCGCGGGAACTCGATGGTCGACGCGCACATCGGCGACGGCGACTTCGTCATCGTCAACGAGCGCCGCTCCGCCGACAACGGCGAGATGGTGATCGCGATGATGCAGGGCAGCGCGGCGACGGTGAAGAAGTTCTACCGCGAGCGCGACGGCCGCATCCGGCTGCAGCCCGCGAACGAGACGATGGAGCCGATCTACGTGCACGAGAACGACATCAGCATCCAGGGCGTGGTCGTCGGCGTGCTGCGGCGGTACTGA